Proteins encoded in a region of the Vicia villosa cultivar HV-30 ecotype Madison, WI linkage group LG5, Vvil1.0, whole genome shotgun sequence genome:
- the LOC131603656 gene encoding general transcription and DNA repair factor IIH helicase subunit XPB1-like isoform X2: protein MGYGEKGRPFKKPKASSKFEDSRKGFAEEDEEDDAYDDDGRTKDFSKLELKPDHTNRPLWACDNGRIFLETFSPLYKQAYDFLIAIAEPVCRPESMHEYNLTPHSLYAAVSVGLETETIISVLNKLSKTKLPKEMIKFIHDSTANYGKVKLVLKKNRYFVESPFPEVLKTLLRDDAIARARIISEGSHGDKFTISKAAGEIEGTHDELLNEAEVAAVAEEKETHAFEVDPAQVENVKQRCLPNALNYPMLEEYDFRNDTVNPDLDMELKPQAQPRPYQEKSLSKMFGNGRARSGIIVLPCGAGKSLVGVSAACRVKKSCLCLATNAVSVDQWAFQFKLWSTIREEQICRFTSDSKERFRGNAGVVVTTYNMVAFGGKRSEESEKIIEEIRNREWGLLLMDEVHVVPAHMFRKVISITKSHCKLGLTATLVREDERITDLNFLIGPKLYEANWLDLVKGGFIANVQCAEVWCPMTKEFFTEYLKKENSKKRQALYVMNPNKFRACEFLINYHERARGDKIIVFADNLFALTEYAMKLRKPMIYGATSHVERTKILHAFKTSKDVNTVFLSKVGDNSIDIPEANVIIQISSHAGSRRQEAQRLGRILRAKGKLQDRMAGGKEEYNAFFYSLVSTDTQEMYYSTKRQQFLIDQGYSFKVITSLPPSDEGSRLNYHHLEDQLALLGKVLNAGDDAVGLEQLEEDSDELALKSARRSQGSMSAMSGAKGMVYMEYSNGRKGQMVKSKPKDPAKRHHLFKRRYGTT, encoded by the exons ATGGGATACG GTGAAAAAGGAAGACCATTCAAAAAGCCAAAAGCCTCATCTAAATTC GAAGATTCGAGAAAAGGATTCGCTGAGGAGGACGAAGAGGATGATGCATACGATGATGACG GAAGAACAAAGGATTTTAGCAAATTAGAGTTGAAACCGGATCACACCAATCGTCCTCTTTGGGCTTGTGACAATGGACGGatattccttgaaactttctcGCCTTTGTACAAGCAAGCTTATGATTTTCTCATTGCCATCGCGGAGCCTGTTTGCAG GCCGGAGTCTATGCACGAATATAATCTTACTCCGCATTCGCTGTATGCTGCGGTTTCGGTTGGTTTGGAAACTGAAACGATTATATCGGTTTTGAACAAGTTGTCCAAGACCAAGCTTCCTAAAGAGATGATTAAGTTTATACATGATTCTACTGCAAATTATGGGAAAGTGAAACTTGTTCTTAAGAAGAATCGGTACTTTGTGGAATCTCCATTTCCAGAG GTGTTGAAGACACTGCTCAGGGATGATGCTATAGCTCGAGCAAGGATCATTTCTGAG gGTTCACATGGAGATAAATTTACAATCAGCAAAGCAGCAGGTGAAATTGAAGGCACTCATGACGAGTTGCTAAATGAAGCAGAAGTAGCAGCTGTTGCAGAAGAGAAAGAAACTCATGCATTCGAAGTTGATCCTGCTCAG GTTGAAAATGTAAAGCAACGTTGCTTGCCGAATGCCTTAAATTATCCTATGTTGGAGGAGTATGACTTCAGAAATGATACA GTGAACCCAGACCTTGACATGGAACTAAAGCCTCAAGCACAACCACGGCCATATCAAGAGAAGAGCCTTAGTAAAATGTTTGGAAATG GTAGAGCAAGATCTGGTATCATAGTTCTACCTTGTGGTGCTGGAAAGTCCCTAGTTGGTGTTTCAGCAGCTTGCCGGGTAAAAAAGAGCTGTCTTTGTTTGGCAACTAATGCTGTCTCCGTAGATCAGTGGGCTTTTCAGTTTAAACTATGGTCAACTATTCGAGAAGAACAAATATGTCGTTTCACATCTGATAGCAAAGAGAGATTCCGAGGTAACGCTGGAGTTGTTGTGACAACATATAATATGGTTGCTTTTGGGGGAAAACGGTCTGAAGAATCTGAAAAGATCATTGAAGAAATACGAAACAGAGAATGGGGATTGCTGCTTATGGACGAG GTACACGTGGTTCCTGCCCATATGTTTCGAAAAGTCATCAGTATCACTAAATCTCACTGCAAACTTGGGCTCACAG CCACACTTGTGAGAGAGGACGAGCGAATTACAGATCTTAACTTCCTAATTGGTCCCAAATTGTACGAGGCAAATTGGTTAGATCTTGTAAAAGGTGGATTTATTGCAAATGTACAGTGTGCTGAAGTATGGTGTCCAATGACAAAAGAGTTTTTTACCGAGTATCTAAAGAAAGAGAACTCCAAGAAGAGACAG GCCCTTTATGTGATGAATCCAAATAAATTCAGAGCATGCGAGTTTCTCATAAATTACCATGAAAGGGCACGTGGCGATAAAATTATAGTTTTTGCTGATAATCTTTTTGCTCTTACCGAATATGCCATGAAACTCCGCAAACCAATGATATATGGTGCTACAAG CCATGTTGAGAGGACAAAAATTCTACATGCATTCAAAACTAGCAAAGATGTAAATACTGTTTTTCTTTCCAAG GTTGGTGACAACTCCATCGATATTCCTGAAGCAAATGTTATAATTCAGATCTCTTCACATGCTGGTTCAAGGCGTCAAGAAGCTCAACGTCTTGGTCGTATTCTTAGGGCAAAG GGAAAGCTTCAGGATAGGATGGCCGGTGGCAAAGAGGAGTATAATGCATTTTTTTATTCCCTTGTGTCGACTGATACCCAA GAGATGTATTACTCAACTAAGAGGCAGCAATTTCTAATCGATCAGGGTTACAGCTTTAAG GTAATTACAAGCTTGCCTCCATCTGATGAAGGATCTCGCTTGAACTATCATCATCTCGAAGATCAATTGGCACTTCTTGGAAAG GTACTGAATGCTGGTGATGATGCAGTTGGGTTAGAGCAACTAGAAGAAGATTCCGATGAACTAGCTCTTAAGAGTGCCCGTCGTTCTCAAGGATCGATGAGTGCAATGTCAGGTGCCAAAGGGATGGTCTATATGGAGTACAG TAATGGGCGTAAAGGCCAAATGGTCAAGAGCAAGCCGAAAGATCCAGCAAAGAGACACCACTTATTTAAAAGACGATATGGCACAACCTAA
- the LOC131603656 gene encoding general transcription and DNA repair factor IIH helicase subunit XPB1-like isoform X1: MGYGEKGRPFKKPKASSKFEDSRKGFAEEDEEDDAYDDDEGRTKDFSKLELKPDHTNRPLWACDNGRIFLETFSPLYKQAYDFLIAIAEPVCRPESMHEYNLTPHSLYAAVSVGLETETIISVLNKLSKTKLPKEMIKFIHDSTANYGKVKLVLKKNRYFVESPFPEVLKTLLRDDAIARARIISEGSHGDKFTISKAAGEIEGTHDELLNEAEVAAVAEEKETHAFEVDPAQVENVKQRCLPNALNYPMLEEYDFRNDTVNPDLDMELKPQAQPRPYQEKSLSKMFGNGRARSGIIVLPCGAGKSLVGVSAACRVKKSCLCLATNAVSVDQWAFQFKLWSTIREEQICRFTSDSKERFRGNAGVVVTTYNMVAFGGKRSEESEKIIEEIRNREWGLLLMDEVHVVPAHMFRKVISITKSHCKLGLTATLVREDERITDLNFLIGPKLYEANWLDLVKGGFIANVQCAEVWCPMTKEFFTEYLKKENSKKRQALYVMNPNKFRACEFLINYHERARGDKIIVFADNLFALTEYAMKLRKPMIYGATSHVERTKILHAFKTSKDVNTVFLSKVGDNSIDIPEANVIIQISSHAGSRRQEAQRLGRILRAKGKLQDRMAGGKEEYNAFFYSLVSTDTQEMYYSTKRQQFLIDQGYSFKVITSLPPSDEGSRLNYHHLEDQLALLGKVLNAGDDAVGLEQLEEDSDELALKSARRSQGSMSAMSGAKGMVYMEYSNGRKGQMVKSKPKDPAKRHHLFKRRYGTT; the protein is encoded by the exons ATGGGATACG GTGAAAAAGGAAGACCATTCAAAAAGCCAAAAGCCTCATCTAAATTC GAAGATTCGAGAAAAGGATTCGCTGAGGAGGACGAAGAGGATGATGCATACGATGATGACG AAGGAAGAACAAAGGATTTTAGCAAATTAGAGTTGAAACCGGATCACACCAATCGTCCTCTTTGGGCTTGTGACAATGGACGGatattccttgaaactttctcGCCTTTGTACAAGCAAGCTTATGATTTTCTCATTGCCATCGCGGAGCCTGTTTGCAG GCCGGAGTCTATGCACGAATATAATCTTACTCCGCATTCGCTGTATGCTGCGGTTTCGGTTGGTTTGGAAACTGAAACGATTATATCGGTTTTGAACAAGTTGTCCAAGACCAAGCTTCCTAAAGAGATGATTAAGTTTATACATGATTCTACTGCAAATTATGGGAAAGTGAAACTTGTTCTTAAGAAGAATCGGTACTTTGTGGAATCTCCATTTCCAGAG GTGTTGAAGACACTGCTCAGGGATGATGCTATAGCTCGAGCAAGGATCATTTCTGAG gGTTCACATGGAGATAAATTTACAATCAGCAAAGCAGCAGGTGAAATTGAAGGCACTCATGACGAGTTGCTAAATGAAGCAGAAGTAGCAGCTGTTGCAGAAGAGAAAGAAACTCATGCATTCGAAGTTGATCCTGCTCAG GTTGAAAATGTAAAGCAACGTTGCTTGCCGAATGCCTTAAATTATCCTATGTTGGAGGAGTATGACTTCAGAAATGATACA GTGAACCCAGACCTTGACATGGAACTAAAGCCTCAAGCACAACCACGGCCATATCAAGAGAAGAGCCTTAGTAAAATGTTTGGAAATG GTAGAGCAAGATCTGGTATCATAGTTCTACCTTGTGGTGCTGGAAAGTCCCTAGTTGGTGTTTCAGCAGCTTGCCGGGTAAAAAAGAGCTGTCTTTGTTTGGCAACTAATGCTGTCTCCGTAGATCAGTGGGCTTTTCAGTTTAAACTATGGTCAACTATTCGAGAAGAACAAATATGTCGTTTCACATCTGATAGCAAAGAGAGATTCCGAGGTAACGCTGGAGTTGTTGTGACAACATATAATATGGTTGCTTTTGGGGGAAAACGGTCTGAAGAATCTGAAAAGATCATTGAAGAAATACGAAACAGAGAATGGGGATTGCTGCTTATGGACGAG GTACACGTGGTTCCTGCCCATATGTTTCGAAAAGTCATCAGTATCACTAAATCTCACTGCAAACTTGGGCTCACAG CCACACTTGTGAGAGAGGACGAGCGAATTACAGATCTTAACTTCCTAATTGGTCCCAAATTGTACGAGGCAAATTGGTTAGATCTTGTAAAAGGTGGATTTATTGCAAATGTACAGTGTGCTGAAGTATGGTGTCCAATGACAAAAGAGTTTTTTACCGAGTATCTAAAGAAAGAGAACTCCAAGAAGAGACAG GCCCTTTATGTGATGAATCCAAATAAATTCAGAGCATGCGAGTTTCTCATAAATTACCATGAAAGGGCACGTGGCGATAAAATTATAGTTTTTGCTGATAATCTTTTTGCTCTTACCGAATATGCCATGAAACTCCGCAAACCAATGATATATGGTGCTACAAG CCATGTTGAGAGGACAAAAATTCTACATGCATTCAAAACTAGCAAAGATGTAAATACTGTTTTTCTTTCCAAG GTTGGTGACAACTCCATCGATATTCCTGAAGCAAATGTTATAATTCAGATCTCTTCACATGCTGGTTCAAGGCGTCAAGAAGCTCAACGTCTTGGTCGTATTCTTAGGGCAAAG GGAAAGCTTCAGGATAGGATGGCCGGTGGCAAAGAGGAGTATAATGCATTTTTTTATTCCCTTGTGTCGACTGATACCCAA GAGATGTATTACTCAACTAAGAGGCAGCAATTTCTAATCGATCAGGGTTACAGCTTTAAG GTAATTACAAGCTTGCCTCCATCTGATGAAGGATCTCGCTTGAACTATCATCATCTCGAAGATCAATTGGCACTTCTTGGAAAG GTACTGAATGCTGGTGATGATGCAGTTGGGTTAGAGCAACTAGAAGAAGATTCCGATGAACTAGCTCTTAAGAGTGCCCGTCGTTCTCAAGGATCGATGAGTGCAATGTCAGGTGCCAAAGGGATGGTCTATATGGAGTACAG TAATGGGCGTAAAGGCCAAATGGTCAAGAGCAAGCCGAAAGATCCAGCAAAGAGACACCACTTATTTAAAAGACGATATGGCACAACCTAA